The Flammeovirga pectinis genomic interval GAGTACATACCTATTCAGTACATACTCCTTCTATATATTTTAAGTAAAACCTTTTGAGGTTTCTTATTACTTTCTAATCATCAATTCTCTTAATCTTAATTTTTAATGCAGCAAATAACACTGTCATTATCGGACTAAGTAGGTTGAAAAAGCAATAAGGTAAATAAGCTCCCGTAGCTACTCCTAAAACTGTAGACTGTGCTACTCCACACGTATTCCAAGGAACTAATACAGACGTAACAGTTGCTGTATCTTCTAATGTTCTACTTAAATTCTCTGGAGCCAATCCTTTTTCTTTAAATGCATTTGCATACATTTTACCCGGTACTACAATTGCTAAATACTGATCTGATGCTGTTACATTAAAGAAAATACAGGTTGATGCAGCAGAGGCAAATAAGCCAGTTTCACTTGTTACTTTAGAAATTATTGTCTCTGTAATTTTATGTAACATTCCACTTACTTCCATAGCACCTCCAAAAGCCATTGCAACCAAAATTAACCATATAGTGTTTAGCATTCCAACCATACCACTTGATGAAAGTAGACCAGATACAATCACATTTTCAGATTCAATAGATACACCTTCATACATAGATTTCATTAAAACCATGTACGAGCTTTGCCATCCTTCATTCATTCCAGAAGCAATTCTCTCAACAATTTGAGGTTGAACTATAATTCCAACAATTGCACCAGCTAAAGACCCAATTAATAATGCAGGTAAAGCTGGCACTTTTTTTATAATCAATACAACTACTAACGCAGGTACTAAAAATAAGAAAGGTGAAATATTAAAAGATGATTCTAAAGCTACTAATACCTCTTGAACATCTGTTTGAGAGACTGAAGAGTCGTATCCAAATCCAATAATTAAAAATAGGATAGCGGCTATTACAAAAGAAGGAACTGTTGTATATAGCATATATCTTATATGTGTAAACAAATCTGTTCCTGCTACTGCTGGGGCTAAATTTGTTGTATCTGATAATGGAGACATTTTATCACCAAAATAAGCACCACTTATAATTGCTCCTGCAACTAAGCCATCGCTCATACCTAGTGTTTTTCCTATACCTAGTAAAGCTAAACCAACTGTTGCAATTGTAGACCAAGAGCTACCAGTTGCTACAGATACAATGGCACAAATTATTATTGTTGCAAATAAGAATATTGATGGGTTTAATATTTTAAGACCATAATAAACCATAGCTGGTACAATACCACCTAACAGCCAAGTACCTGCTAAGGCACCAATTAAAAGTAAAATTAATATTGATGGCATTGCTGTACCTATACTATTTACTATGCCATCCATTAAAGTATCCCATGTTACATTTAATCTGAAAATAGCAACACAACCTACAACGGCCGTTGATAACATTAAAATAACTTGATTTGATCCTGAGAGGCCATCGTCTTTAAACACTAAAACATTTATAGTGAGCATGACGAGTAAGAATAGAATTGGTATAATAGATTCTAAAAACGTAGGTTTTCTGTGTTCATTCATAGTGACAAAGTTGTTGCGGCAACGCCTTATTTAATCCTGTTTATATTTGTTGTTGGTAAAACTAAGAAAAAGGGCTGTGATTCCTACTCTTTACCATAGAGAGAATCAAAGCCCTTAAGTATTAATTGTATAACTAATGTTAGAGAATATTAAAATTATCTTAATTTTTTTCTATCTCAGAAATTTCCCTCTCTAATTCGTTAATTCGCTGTTTTTGAGCATCTAACTGATTTCTCAGTTGAATAACTACTCTAGAAGTATCCATATCAGAAATACTAGATGCGATAACTTCTGACAATTTTAATAAGAAATCAACCTTATAATCATCAAATTTATTAAATGATGAAATTTCTAAAATTCCGTACATCTTATCACTATACATCAATGGCAAGATGGCAAGACTTTTAGGTTTAGCACCTCCCATTCCAGAAGTAATATTGATATAATCATCTGGAACATCTTCAATGTAAACCATTTGTTGCTCTTTATATACTTGCCCCAAAAGACCACTTTCTATATCGTATTTTTTAGCTTCATGGCGTTTTTTATCATAAGCGTACATTGCCATTACTTGTAGTACTTGTTGTTGCTTATTATTTTCTTGAACTAAAATAAAAGTACCCTGACTGGCTCCAATATATTCAATAATTCTCCTTAATAAATTATCAAACCATTCTTCTTCGTCTTCCATTTTAACACGTAGAAGTTGGTTAAAATCAGCCATTCCTTGTGTTGCCCAATTTCTTCGGTACTCTTCTTCTTGTACATCTCTAAATTTATTACGCATCTGAAGTAAATCATTTGCTAGAGGTGTATTTTCAAATCGTTTAAGATAAGTTACATCAACATTTCCGTCTGTAACTTTTTTAGAAAAATCGTTGGCAGCACTAAACTGCTCATCTACTTCAAATATTTTTGTTGATATCTCTTTAATTTCATCAAAAATATCTTTAGACTCTTCTTTTAATTTATCTAATTTCTGACCAGCTGATAAAGCAGAAGATATTTTAAATAAGAAATTAAAACGTCTGTTTAACATTCCTGTAAATCTAAAAATAAACCATCCTAAAATTACAGATTGTAAAAAGAAGATAAATAAGAATGCCGCTACCATCCATTTAACATAGGTAGCATTATTAGAAAGTACATTTTCAGAAAGGCTTAGAAGACGTAAGTTTATTTGTCCTTGTAAATCAGAAACTTGCTTCATCAAACCAGAATTTTGTCCTCTTCCAATCGATTTCATTAAATCAACTACTTTATGCATACCAAATTGATATGCTGCTAAACTAGCCCTAAGATTTCTAACATCTTGTTCTGTAAAAGAAGAACTTCTTTGTAATTGATAGACCTTTACGATATGCTTTTCAAAGTTCTCTACACTTTCATCAAAAGATTTAATATATTTTGATTCACCTCTTAATAAGAAATCTTTTTCATTTCTTCTCATTGTTAAGAGTAAGCCTAAGTTGTAATTAAATCCGGTAGCTTCTATTTTATGAATTTTAGAACGCATATTTCCTATCATTCCCCAATCTTTAAAACCGAGGTCAAGGTATTTACGCATTAAAAAATCTTGTTGTGCTTTTAATTGCTCTAAGTCAGCCCTTAAAAATTCCATTTCCTTTGCTCTAGGATCATCCAACTCATCCATTTGCTTTCTTACTTCTTCGACTGCAATTAAAGAAGAATCTAAAAGGTTTATGGAACGAACTGTATTTGTACTTTTTCTGTTTTTATAAAATTCTGATGTAATTAAATCTTCTAAGAGAAAGTTTTTATAATAAATTTCTGACTCTGTATAGAGCGAAGAACATTGTTTAAATTTTTCTGTTAGTTCACTAGTTTCTATTAAAGATTTTGCTGTAAAATACACTGTGCCTAAAGTCATAAACAGTAGGGTTGTGTTTACTACAAACAATACAATGAGTCTAAAACGGAAAGTCTTACGAAAGATCATAATTTAATTTATCTCTAAGTAAACGGACGCTTAAATTTCAGTCAAAAAAATAAGGACTGCTAAAAGCTTTGCTTTTAAAACAGTCCTTACTTCAAAAATATTGCCTCAATCCATAGTTTTATCAAAAACTAGTAGATTTTTCTATTTACTCTTAACTAAAACTTTGCTTTTTGACTTCACATTAGAAGACAGTTTTAAAATTGCTTCTAAAATACCATCATGGTCAAAACCTGCTTCTTTCTGAAGCTCCAATTGTTCGCCTTGTTCAATAATTGTATCTGGAATACCAAGACGTACAATTTGCTTATTAGTAAAGCCGTTGTCCATCATCCATTCTAGAATTGCACTACCAAATCCGCCCATAATTGCACCATCTTCTATAGTAACAACTTTGTCAAATTTAGTAAAAACCTCATG includes:
- a CDS encoding GAF domain-containing protein; the protein is MTLGTVYFTAKSLIETSELTEKFKQCSSLYTESEIYYKNFLLEDLITSEFYKNRKSTNTVRSINLLDSSLIAVEEVRKQMDELDDPRAKEMEFLRADLEQLKAQQDFLMRKYLDLGFKDWGMIGNMRSKIHKIEATGFNYNLGLLLTMRRNEKDFLLRGESKYIKSFDESVENFEKHIVKVYQLQRSSSFTEQDVRNLRASLAAYQFGMHKVVDLMKSIGRGQNSGLMKQVSDLQGQINLRLLSLSENVLSNNATYVKWMVAAFLFIFFLQSVILGWFIFRFTGMLNRRFNFLFKISSALSAGQKLDKLKEESKDIFDEIKEISTKIFEVDEQFSAANDFSKKVTDGNVDVTYLKRFENTPLANDLLQMRNKFRDVQEEEYRRNWATQGMADFNQLLRVKMEDEEEWFDNLLRRIIEYIGASQGTFILVQENNKQQQVLQVMAMYAYDKKRHEAKKYDIESGLLGQVYKEQQMVYIEDVPDDYINITSGMGGAKPKSLAILPLMYSDKMYGILEISSFNKFDDYKVDFLLKLSEVIASSISDMDTSRVVIQLRNQLDAQKQRINELEREISEIEKN
- the nhaC gene encoding Na+/H+ antiporter NhaC is translated as MNEHRKPTFLESIIPILFLLVMLTINVLVFKDDGLSGSNQVILMLSTAVVGCVAIFRLNVTWDTLMDGIVNSIGTAMPSILILLLIGALAGTWLLGGIVPAMVYYGLKILNPSIFLFATIIICAIVSVATGSSWSTIATVGLALLGIGKTLGMSDGLVAGAIISGAYFGDKMSPLSDTTNLAPAVAGTDLFTHIRYMLYTTVPSFVIAAILFLIIGFGYDSSVSQTDVQEVLVALESSFNISPFLFLVPALVVVLIIKKVPALPALLIGSLAGAIVGIIVQPQIVERIASGMNEGWQSSYMVLMKSMYEGVSIESENVIVSGLLSSSGMVGMLNTIWLILVAMAFGGAMEVSGMLHKITETIISKVTSETGLFASAASTCIFFNVTASDQYLAIVVPGKMYANAFKEKGLAPENLSRTLEDTATVTSVLVPWNTCGVAQSTVLGVATGAYLPYCFFNLLSPIMTVLFAALKIKIKRIDD